The Pseudomonas sp. TH06 genome has a window encoding:
- the yccS gene encoding YccS family putative transporter, translated as MSSTSFRQSLRRLWALDKFSYSVRVFIALTGSMALCWYQDEMGLLIPLFLGIIASALAETDDSWQGRLNALAVTLVCFSIAALSVELLFPYPIVFAIALALASFGLTMLGALGERYGAIASATLILSVYTMIGVDQRGGAVTDFWHEPMLLVAGAAWYGLLSVLWQAMFSNQPVQQSLARLFRELGFYLKLKSSLFEPIRQMDVEARRLELAQQNGRVVAALNSAKEIILHRVGNGRPGSKVSRYLKLYFLAQDIHERASSSHYPYNALAEAFFHSDVLFRCQRLLRQQGKACRALAESIQMRQPFIYDASFAEALSDLDASLEHLRIQSNPAWRGLLRSLRALAANLGTLDRLLSDASNPDALADATDSSLLDRSPRNLKDVWIRLRTQLTPTSLLFRHALRLPLALSIGYGMVHLIHPSQGYWIILTTLFVCQPNYGATRRKLGQRIFGTAIGLTVAWALFDLFPSPLVQSCFAIAAGVVFFTNRTTRYTLATAAITIMVLFCFNQVGDGYGLFLPRLFDTLLGSLIAGLTVLLFLPDWQGRRLNKVLANTLTCNSIYLRQIMQQYAAGKSDDLAYRLARRNAHNADAALSTTLANMLMEPGHFRKEADVGFRFLVLSHTLLSYLSGLGAHRETQLPADVREHLIDGAGAKLATSIDEIAQGLASKQPIAIQSDEEEALANELEQMPDEIDEGQRLVQTQLALICRQLGPLRTLAAHLIKDTSEVSAG; from the coding sequence ATGTCCTCGACCTCGTTTCGTCAGTCTTTGCGGCGCCTGTGGGCGCTGGATAAATTCAGCTACAGCGTGCGGGTGTTCATCGCCCTGACCGGCAGCATGGCGCTGTGTTGGTATCAGGATGAAATGGGCCTGCTGATCCCGTTATTCCTCGGGATCATCGCCAGCGCTTTGGCGGAAACCGACGACAGTTGGCAGGGCCGCCTCAACGCACTAGCCGTGACGCTGGTGTGTTTCAGCATCGCCGCGCTGTCGGTGGAATTGCTCTTCCCCTACCCCATCGTTTTCGCGATTGCCCTCGCGTTGGCAAGCTTCGGCCTGACCATGCTCGGTGCGCTCGGCGAGCGTTATGGGGCGATTGCCTCGGCGACCTTGATTCTTTCCGTGTACACGATGATCGGCGTCGATCAGCGCGGCGGCGCCGTCACCGATTTCTGGCACGAACCGATGCTGCTGGTCGCGGGTGCCGCGTGGTACGGCCTGCTGTCGGTGTTGTGGCAGGCGATGTTTTCCAATCAACCGGTGCAGCAAAGTCTGGCGCGCCTGTTCCGTGAGCTGGGTTTTTACCTGAAGCTGAAATCCTCGCTGTTCGAACCGATCCGCCAGATGGACGTCGAAGCCCGACGTCTGGAACTGGCCCAGCAAAATGGCCGCGTCGTGGCGGCACTGAACAGTGCCAAGGAAATCATCCTGCACCGGGTCGGCAACGGTCGCCCCGGCTCGAAAGTCAGCCGCTACCTGAAGCTGTACTTCCTCGCCCAGGACATCCACGAACGCGCCAGCTCCTCGCACTATCCCTATAACGCGTTGGCCGAAGCGTTCTTCCACAGCGACGTGCTGTTCCGCTGCCAGCGCCTGCTGCGTCAGCAAGGCAAGGCCTGCCGGGCATTGGCCGAATCAATCCAGATGCGCCAGCCGTTCATCTACGACGCCAGTTTCGCCGAAGCCCTCAGCGACCTCGACGCCTCCCTCGAACACCTGCGCATCCAGAGCAACCCGGCCTGGCGCGGACTGCTGCGTTCGTTGCGCGCACTGGCCGCCAACCTCGGCACCCTCGACCGTTTGCTCAGCGATGCAAGCAACCCCGATGCCTTGGCTGATGCGACCGACAGCAGCCTGCTCGACCGCTCGCCACGCAACCTCAAGGACGTGTGGATTCGCCTGCGCACGCAACTGACGCCAACTTCGCTGCTGTTCCGCCACGCCCTGCGTTTGCCGCTGGCATTGAGCATCGGCTACGGCATGGTGCATTTGATTCACCCGTCGCAAGGCTACTGGATCATCCTCACCACCCTGTTCGTCTGCCAGCCGAACTACGGCGCCACGCGGCGTAAACTCGGTCAACGGATTTTCGGCACCGCCATCGGCCTGACCGTAGCGTGGGCGCTGTTCGATCTATTCCCGAGCCCGTTGGTGCAGTCGTGCTTCGCCATCGCCGCCGGGGTGGTGTTCTTTACCAACCGCACCACACGCTACACGTTGGCGACGGCGGCGATCACCATCATGGTGCTGTTCTGCTTCAACCAGGTCGGCGACGGTTACGGGCTGTTCCTGCCACGACTGTTCGATACCTTGTTGGGCAGCCTGATTGCCGGCCTGACGGTATTGCTGTTTCTGCCCGACTGGCAGGGCCGACGTCTGAACAAAGTGCTGGCCAACACCCTGACCTGCAACAGCATCTACCTGCGCCAGATCATGCAGCAATACGCCGCCGGCAAGAGCGACGACCTCGCCTATCGGCTGGCCCGCCGCAACGCGCACAACGCCGATGCGGCGCTGTCGACGACGCTGGCGAACATGCTGATGGAGCCGGGGCATTTCCGGAAGGAAGCGGATGTCGGTTTCCGCTTTCTGGTGCTCTCGCACACTTTGCTCAGTTATCTGTCAGGACTGGGTGCGCACCGCGAGACGCAGTTACCGGCCGATGTGCGTGAACATTTGATTGATGGCGCCGGAGCGAAACTGGCGACGAGCATCGACGAAATCGCCCAGGGGCTGGCGAGCAAGCAGCCGATTGCGATTCAGAGTGATGAAGAAGAAGCGCTGGCCAATGAGCTGGAGCAGATGCCCGATGAGATCGATGAGGGACAGCGACTGGTGCAGACGCAGCTGGCGCTGATCTGCCGGCAGTTGGGACCGTTGCGCACGCTGGCGGCGCACCTGATCAAGGACACCAGTGAGGTTAGTGCTGGCTGA
- a CDS encoding GNAT family N-acetyltransferase, whose protein sequence is MTIEWVCKHHSDLGKEQLYALLKLRSEVFVVEQKCVYPDLDGQDLEGDTHHLMGWEDDQLMAYLRLLDPESQGGDVVIGRVITAPQGRGKGLGHEMMEQALKQAEKHWPQVSIYLSAQAHLQGYYGKYGFVVAGEEYVEDGIPHIGMRRP, encoded by the coding sequence ATGACAATCGAATGGGTTTGCAAACATCACAGTGATTTGGGCAAAGAACAGTTGTATGCGCTGCTGAAACTGCGTTCGGAAGTGTTCGTGGTCGAGCAGAAATGCGTTTACCCGGACCTCGACGGCCAGGATCTTGAAGGCGATACCCACCACTTGATGGGTTGGGAGGATGATCAGTTGATGGCGTATCTGCGCCTGCTGGATCCGGAATCCCAGGGCGGCGACGTAGTGATCGGCCGCGTGATCACCGCACCGCAAGGGCGCGGCAAGGGGCTGGGCCACGAAATGATGGAGCAGGCGCTGAAACAGGCCGAGAAACATTGGCCACAGGTGTCGATCTATCTGTCGGCGCAGGCGCATTTGCAGGGGTATTACGGCAAGTACGGGTTTGTGGTGGCGGGCGAAGAGTATGTGGAGGACGGCATTCCGCACATCGGGATGCGCCGCCCTTAA
- a CDS encoding transporter substrate-binding domain-containing protein, whose product MPRLHRAFALIGLLLLGQNAAAEKLRLVFDIWPPFTDDTLVNGGLATDIVSTALARAGYASGYEQVPWARALLGVGEGRYDVLVNAWYNDERTKLGQFSAEYLLNRIRFLKRKDTPLEYSNLQQLHTYPIAVVRGYAYSSPFDADTALQKVPVHNFAMAVRMLAADRVKLTLEDEFVAKYYLARESAKVRNAVEFLPKPLSENSLHILVSLKNPQHDQIVAGFDRAIAAMKADGSYDRLLRQHGM is encoded by the coding sequence ATGCCGCGATTGCATCGAGCCTTTGCTTTGATCGGATTGCTCTTGCTGGGTCAGAACGCTGCAGCGGAGAAGCTGCGGCTGGTGTTTGATATCTGGCCGCCCTTTACCGACGACACGTTGGTCAATGGCGGCCTGGCAACCGACATCGTCAGCACCGCGCTGGCCCGAGCCGGCTATGCCAGCGGTTATGAACAAGTGCCGTGGGCGCGGGCGTTACTGGGTGTCGGCGAAGGGCGTTATGACGTGCTGGTCAATGCCTGGTACAACGACGAACGCACAAAACTCGGGCAGTTTTCCGCTGAATACCTGCTCAATCGCATTCGCTTTCTCAAGCGCAAAGACACGCCCCTCGAGTACAGCAACTTGCAGCAACTGCACACCTATCCGATTGCGGTGGTGCGTGGCTACGCGTATTCATCGCCGTTCGATGCGGACACGGCGTTGCAAAAAGTCCCTGTGCATAACTTCGCGATGGCGGTGCGCATGCTCGCGGCGGATCGGGTCAAGCTGACGCTGGAAGATGAATTCGTCGCGAAGTACTACTTGGCGCGGGAGTCCGCCAAGGTGCGCAATGCCGTGGAGTTCTTGCCCAAGCCTTTGAGCGAGAACAGCTTGCACATCTTGGTGAGCCTGAAGAATCCGCAGCATGATCAGATCGTTGCGGGGTTTGACCGAGCGATTGCGGCGATGAAGGCGGATGGCAGTTATGACCGATTACTGAGACAGCATGGGATGTGA
- a CDS encoding NAD(P)/FAD-dependent oxidoreductase — MRSTEVVIIGAGAAGLMCALTAAGRGRQVLLLDHANKAGKKILMSGGGRCNFTNMYTEPNNFLSQNPHFCKSALARYTQWDFIGMVGKHAVPYHEKKLGQLFCDNKSSDILEMLLTECDQVGVELHLDTSIQTIEKVENGYLLDTTLGQVQCQSLVIATGGLSIPTLGATGFGYQVAKQFGHELLPTRAGLVPFTITDQLKELCTELSGTSVDCLVSCNDQSFRENILFTHRGLSGPAILQISSFWESGDTVEINLLPDHDAASWLQQQVAERPNSELKTLLGEIFTKKMANLLADNWFVSKPMKQYTHAELAEIADKLGSWKVVPAGTEGYRTAEVTLGGVDTREVSSKTMESLKSPGLYFIGEVLDVTGHLGGFNFQWAWASGYAAAQYV, encoded by the coding sequence TTGCGCTCTACCGAAGTCGTGATCATTGGCGCTGGCGCCGCAGGGTTGATGTGTGCACTGACCGCCGCCGGGCGTGGGCGTCAGGTATTGCTGCTCGACCATGCAAACAAGGCCGGCAAGAAAATCCTGATGTCGGGCGGTGGCCGCTGCAATTTCACCAACATGTACACCGAACCGAACAATTTCCTCTCGCAGAACCCGCACTTCTGCAAATCCGCACTGGCGCGCTACACCCAGTGGGATTTCATCGGCATGGTCGGCAAGCACGCGGTGCCATACCACGAGAAAAAACTCGGCCAGCTGTTCTGCGATAACAAGTCCAGCGACATCCTCGAAATGCTCCTGACCGAGTGCGATCAGGTCGGCGTCGAGTTACATCTGGACACCTCGATTCAGACCATCGAGAAAGTCGAAAACGGCTACCTGCTCGACACCACCCTCGGCCAGGTCCAGTGCCAGTCGCTGGTCATCGCCACCGGCGGGTTGTCGATCCCGACGCTGGGCGCCACCGGTTTCGGTTATCAGGTTGCCAAACAGTTCGGCCACGAGTTGCTGCCGACTCGCGCCGGCCTGGTGCCGTTCACCATCACCGATCAGCTCAAGGAACTGTGCACCGAGTTGTCCGGGACGTCGGTGGATTGCCTGGTCAGCTGCAACGACCAGAGCTTTCGCGAGAACATCCTGTTCACTCACCGCGGCCTCAGCGGCCCGGCGATTTTGCAGATTTCCTCGTTCTGGGAATCCGGCGACACGGTCGAGATCAACCTGCTGCCGGATCACGACGCGGCGAGCTGGTTGCAACAGCAAGTGGCCGAGCGCCCGAACAGCGAACTGAAAACCCTGCTCGGCGAAATCTTCACCAAGAAGATGGCCAATTTGCTGGCGGACAACTGGTTCGTCTCCAAGCCGATGAAGCAGTACACCCACGCGGAACTGGCGGAGATCGCCGACAAGCTGGGCAGCTGGAAAGTCGTCCCGGCGGGGACTGAAGGTTATCGCACCGCCGAGGTAACACTCGGTGGCGTCGATACCCGCGAAGTGTCGTCCAAGACCATGGAATCGCTGAAAAGCCCGGGCCTGTATTTCATCGGCGAAGTGCTCGACGTCACCGGGCATCTGGGCGGCTTCAACTTCCAGTGGGCCTGGGCCTCGGGCTACGCCGCTGCGCAGTACGTCTGA
- a CDS encoding winged helix-turn-helix domain-containing protein, which translates to MDVSKTKSSFYRRLYVAYLIDSGLAPSVPALTEVTGMPRRTAQDTIAALADLDIVCEFEQEEGARNHAGRYRIREWGAIDRGWIERNLRQIKAVLEYP; encoded by the coding sequence ATGGACGTCAGCAAGACCAAAAGCAGCTTTTACCGCCGCCTGTACGTGGCGTACCTGATCGACAGCGGTCTGGCGCCGAGTGTGCCGGCGCTGACCGAAGTAACCGGCATGCCCCGGCGCACGGCGCAGGATACGATTGCGGCGTTGGCGGATCTGGATATCGTCTGCGAGTTCGAGCAGGAAGAGGGCGCGCGCAATCATGCCGGGCGCTATCGGATTCGCGAGTGGGGGGCGATTGATCGGGGGTGGATCGAGCGTAATCTGCGGCAGATCAAGGCTGTGCTGGAATATCCCTGA
- a CDS encoding EAL domain-containing protein, producing the protein MECVQPPPSEGSSVLLIVDDYPENLISMRALLQRQDWQVMTAASGFEALNLLLEHDVDLVLLDVQMPGMDGFEVARLMRGSQRTRLTPIIFLTANEQSQDAVIKGYASGAVDYLFKPFDPQILKPKVQALLEHQRNRRALQRLTHDLELARAFNASVLDNAAEGILVVAADGLIRFANPAISRLLNAPVKELEGKEFLDYLQKPHIPLWAESEFYASFKRAETLRLHDALLRTAPGQQVPVALSCAALPTEQQAMVVTVLDMSVVRHLHQQLEFQAVTDPLTGLLNRRGFYQTVENLLLRGERSDSSWVLLYLDLDGFKRVNDSLGHDAGDRVLRWVSEQLKACLRPFDILARMGGDEFTALLDLEFPEQAAKIAEKLIERVSICQQIEGLDIALGASIGIATYPDCGSNLDGLLRASDIAMYEAKRAGRQQYRFYDHEMNGRARSRLMLEESVRTAIENRDFNLVYQPQVAIDSGQIRGFEALLRWQHPSVGDVPPGLFLPLLEEARLISRLGSWIYHRGAGQRKAWETLFAEDLVLGVSLSNTQFSLPNLVTELRQVMERHSLQPRQLEVEVTEEALMQNPDETRKQLRLLRNLGVRVALDDFGSGPCSLTHLRDLELDTLKLDRHLIARLPDSERDASLVSTVINLCKQYGLLVIAEGVETIEQYQWLQAHGCEYVQGFLVARPLIAEEAASFAEPFDWSALPG; encoded by the coding sequence ATGGAATGCGTGCAACCCCCGCCAAGTGAAGGCAGCTCTGTCCTTTTGATCGTTGATGATTATCCTGAAAACCTGATCAGCATGCGCGCGTTGCTGCAGCGTCAGGATTGGCAGGTCATGACTGCTGCCTCTGGTTTCGAGGCGCTCAATCTTTTGCTCGAACACGACGTCGATCTGGTGCTGCTGGACGTGCAGATGCCGGGGATGGACGGCTTTGAAGTCGCGCGCCTGATGCGCGGCAGCCAGCGCACGCGCCTCACGCCGATTATTTTCCTTACCGCCAACGAGCAATCCCAGGACGCCGTAATCAAGGGTTATGCCAGTGGGGCGGTGGATTACCTGTTCAAACCCTTCGATCCGCAGATTCTCAAACCGAAAGTGCAGGCGTTGCTGGAGCATCAGCGCAATCGCCGAGCCTTGCAGCGCTTGACCCATGATCTGGAATTGGCGCGCGCCTTCAATGCTTCCGTGTTGGATAACGCGGCCGAGGGAATTCTGGTGGTGGCTGCGGACGGTTTGATCCGCTTTGCCAATCCGGCCATTTCGCGCCTGCTCAATGCGCCGGTGAAGGAGTTGGAAGGTAAGGAATTTCTCGATTATCTGCAGAAACCACACATCCCGCTGTGGGCCGAATCCGAGTTTTACGCAAGCTTCAAGCGCGCTGAAACCCTGAGACTTCACGATGCCTTATTGCGCACCGCGCCCGGCCAGCAGGTGCCGGTGGCCTTGTCCTGCGCGGCGCTGCCCACTGAACAACAGGCGATGGTGGTGACGGTTCTCGACATGTCGGTGGTGCGCCACTTGCACCAACAACTCGAGTTTCAAGCTGTGACCGATCCCTTGACCGGGTTGCTCAACCGTCGCGGTTTCTACCAGACCGTGGAGAACCTGCTGCTGCGCGGTGAACGCAGCGACAGCAGTTGGGTGTTGTTGTATCTGGATCTCGACGGTTTTAAACGGGTCAATGACTCTCTTGGCCACGATGCCGGCGACCGTGTATTGCGTTGGGTGTCCGAGCAGTTGAAGGCGTGTCTGCGGCCGTTCGACATTCTTGCGCGCATGGGTGGCGATGAATTCACCGCGTTGCTGGATCTGGAGTTTCCCGAGCAAGCGGCGAAGATTGCCGAGAAGCTCATAGAACGGGTGTCGATCTGTCAGCAGATCGAGGGGCTGGATATCGCCCTCGGCGCCAGTATCGGCATCGCGACGTATCCGGATTGCGGTTCGAACCTCGACGGATTGCTGCGCGCCTCGGACATCGCCATGTACGAGGCCAAGCGCGCCGGACGTCAGCAATATCGGTTTTACGATCACGAAATGAATGGCCGGGCGCGCTCGCGTCTGATGCTCGAGGAGAGCGTGCGCACGGCCATCGAAAACCGCGATTTCAATCTGGTCTATCAACCGCAAGTGGCCATCGACAGCGGCCAGATTCGTGGCTTTGAGGCTCTGTTGCGCTGGCAGCACCCAAGCGTTGGCGATGTTCCGCCGGGCCTGTTTTTGCCGTTGCTGGAGGAGGCGCGATTGATCAGCCGGCTCGGCAGCTGGATTTATCATCGCGGTGCCGGTCAGCGCAAAGCCTGGGAAACCTTGTTTGCCGAAGATCTGGTGCTCGGTGTGAGTTTGAGCAACACCCAGTTCAGCCTGCCGAATCTGGTCACCGAGTTGCGCCAGGTCATGGAGCGGCACTCTTTGCAGCCGCGGCAGCTTGAAGTCGAGGTCACCGAAGAAGCGCTGATGCAAAACCCCGACGAAACCCGCAAACAACTGCGTTTGCTGCGCAACCTCGGGGTGAGAGTGGCGCTGGACGACTTCGGCTCCGGGCCGTGTTCACTGACGCACCTGCGTGATCTGGAGCTCGATACGCTGAAACTCGATCGCCATCTGATCGCCCGGTTGCCGGACTCTGAAAGGGACGCTTCGCTGGTGAGCACGGTGATCAATCTGTGCAAGCAATACGGTTTGCTGGTGATTGCCGAAGGTGTCGAAACCATCGAGCAATACCAATGGCTGCAAGCGCATGGTTGCGAGTACGTGCAAGGCTTCCTCGTCGCGCGACCACTGATCGCCGAGGAGGCTGCAAGCTTCGCCGAGCCGTTCGACTGGAGCGCGTTGCCCGGTTGA
- a CDS encoding M48 family metallopeptidase, whose protein sequence is MTVLKYLQAYPAQLQDQVRQLIADGRLGEYLDQRYSGRHDVQSDKALYIYALDLKQEYLRNAPAIDKVLFDNRLDLTHRALGLHTTVSRVQGGKLKAKKEIRIASLFKEAAPDFLKMIVVHELAHFKESDHNKAFYKLCEHMLPGYHQVEFDLRVYLTWRDMQA, encoded by the coding sequence ATGACTGTGTTGAAGTACCTTCAGGCCTATCCCGCGCAACTTCAGGATCAGGTGCGCCAACTGATCGCCGACGGGCGTCTGGGTGAATACCTGGATCAACGTTATTCGGGGCGCCACGATGTGCAGAGCGACAAGGCGCTGTACATCTACGCGCTGGATCTCAAACAGGAATATCTGCGCAACGCCCCGGCCATCGACAAAGTACTGTTCGACAACCGCCTCGACCTGACTCACCGTGCCCTCGGTTTGCACACCACGGTTTCACGGGTGCAGGGCGGCAAGCTCAAGGCCAAGAAAGAGATTCGTATTGCCTCGCTGTTCAAGGAGGCCGCGCCTGACTTTCTGAAAATGATCGTCGTGCATGAACTGGCGCATTTCAAAGAGTCGGATCACAACAAGGCGTTTTATAAATTGTGCGAGCACATGCTGCCGGGGTATCACCAGGTCGAGTTTGATCTGCGGGTGTACCTGACGTGGCGGGATATGCAGGCTTAA
- a CDS encoding polysaccharide lyase family 7 protein, with the protein MIDLATWNLSVPVGSPPYTVETSKLVNGFKDQYFHSDTGTLFFWSPVTGSKTENAIYPRTELRETFSNGTLRNWYYPDADNLLRATLTVNKVPSSGKIVIGQIHAYESQKPLVKLEYQYKTKTETGNLVIKVRMHPDDDESRVITLATGIKLDNEFNYLIHLSPGGALGISAAGYQWDSQISATWRNKPLYFKAGVYVQDNTGYTSEGGQVTFSKLDIDHDK; encoded by the coding sequence ATGATCGATCTCGCAACCTGGAACCTCAGCGTTCCCGTTGGCAGCCCACCCTACACCGTCGAAACCTCAAAACTGGTGAATGGCTTCAAGGATCAGTACTTCCATTCCGACACCGGCACCTTGTTCTTCTGGTCACCGGTTACCGGGTCAAAAACCGAAAACGCCATCTACCCGCGCACCGAACTGCGCGAAACCTTCAGCAACGGCACGCTGCGTAACTGGTATTACCCGGACGCCGACAACCTGTTGCGCGCGACCCTCACGGTCAACAAAGTGCCGAGCTCCGGCAAGATCGTCATCGGCCAGATCCACGCCTATGAAAGCCAAAAACCGCTGGTCAAACTTGAGTACCAGTACAAGACCAAAACCGAAACCGGCAACCTGGTGATCAAAGTGCGCATGCACCCCGATGACGACGAAAGCCGCGTCATCACCCTCGCCACGGGCATCAAACTGGACAACGAATTCAACTACCTCATCCACTTGAGCCCCGGCGGCGCGCTGGGTATCAGTGCCGCGGGTTATCAGTGGGATTCACAGATCAGCGCCACCTGGCGCAACAAGCCGCTGTATTTCAAGGCCGGGGTGTATGTGCAGGACAACACCGGGTACACCAGCGAAGGTGGCCAGGTCACCTTCAGCAAACTCGACATCGATCACGACAAATAA
- the dbpA gene encoding ATP-dependent RNA helicase DbpA, whose amino-acid sequence MTTIATAFNTLPLSAAMLANLESLGYSQMTPIQAQSLPVILKGMDLIAQAKTGSGKTAAFGIGLLNPINPRYFGCQALVICPTRELADQVAKEIRRLARAEDNIKVLTLCGGVSFGPQIASLEHGAHIIVGTPGRIQQHLRKGSLVLDGLNTLILDEADRMLDMGFYDAIEDIIVKTPERRQTLLFSATYPVGIKQLASKFMRDPQTVKAEAFHDDTQIEQRFYEISPEDRMSVVTKVLHHFRPASCVAFCFTKQQVQETVDHLTAKGISAVGLHGDLEQRDRDQVLAMFANRSTSVLVATDVAARGLDIDALDMVINVELARDSEIHIHRVGRTGRAGEKGIAISLVAPGEAHRAQAIEQLQKAPLNWDQVDNLKSQGLAPLQPPMTTLCIGAGRKDKVRPGDILGALTGDAGIPGAQVGKIAIFDFQAYVAVDRTVAMQALQRLNDGKIKGRSLRVRIL is encoded by the coding sequence GTGACCACCATCGCCACCGCTTTTAATACTCTGCCGCTGTCCGCCGCCATGCTGGCTAACCTCGAATCGCTCGGTTATAGCCAGATGACGCCGATCCAGGCGCAGAGCTTGCCGGTGATCCTCAAGGGGATGGACCTGATCGCCCAGGCCAAGACCGGCAGCGGCAAGACCGCCGCGTTCGGCATCGGCCTGCTCAACCCGATCAATCCGCGCTACTTCGGCTGCCAGGCGCTGGTGATCTGCCCGACCCGTGAGCTGGCCGATCAGGTTGCCAAGGAAATCCGTCGTCTGGCCCGTGCCGAAGACAACATCAAAGTCCTGACTCTGTGCGGCGGCGTGTCGTTCGGCCCGCAGATCGCTTCGCTGGAGCACGGCGCGCACATCATCGTCGGCACTCCGGGGCGTATCCAGCAGCACCTGCGCAAGGGCTCGCTGGTCCTCGACGGCCTGAACACGCTGATCCTCGACGAAGCCGACCGCATGCTCGACATGGGTTTCTACGACGCCATCGAAGACATCATCGTCAAGACGCCAGAGCGCCGTCAGACCCTACTGTTCTCCGCCACTTACCCGGTGGGCATCAAGCAACTGGCTTCGAAGTTCATGCGCGATCCGCAAACGGTGAAAGCCGAAGCGTTCCACGATGACACGCAGATCGAGCAGCGTTTCTACGAGATTTCCCCGGAAGACCGTATGAGCGTGGTGACCAAAGTCCTGCACCACTTCCGCCCGGCTTCGTGCGTGGCGTTCTGCTTCACCAAGCAGCAAGTGCAGGAAACCGTCGATCACCTGACCGCCAAAGGCATTTCCGCCGTCGGCCTGCACGGCGATCTGGAACAGCGTGACCGCGATCAGGTGCTGGCGATGTTCGCCAACCGCAGTACTTCGGTACTGGTCGCCACCGACGTTGCCGCCCGTGGTCTGGACATCGATGCACTGGACATGGTGATCAACGTCGAACTGGCCCGCGATTCGGAAATCCACATTCACCGCGTAGGCCGTACTGGTCGTGCTGGCGAAAAAGGCATTGCGATCAGTCTGGTCGCACCGGGCGAAGCGCATCGCGCGCAAGCCATCGAGCAACTGCAAAAAGCGCCGCTGAACTGGGATCAGGTCGACAACCTCAAGTCTCAGGGCCTTGCCCCGCTGCAACCGCCGATGACTACCCTGTGCATCGGTGCTGGCCGTAAAGACAAAGTACGTCCGGGCGACATTCTGGGTGCATTGACCGGCGATGCCGGCATCCCGGGTGCTCAGGTCGGCAAGATCGCGATCTTCGACTTCCAGGCTTATGTAGCCGTAGATCGCACCGTGGCCATGCAGGCGTTGCAGCGTTTGAACGACGGCAAGATCAAGGGCCGTTCGCTGCGCGTCCGCATTTTGTAA
- a CDS encoding DUF6124 family protein has product MIKSTPHPPVTDPASPYESPNSKKLNDAAERALDHYLNPAACIMASTNKPEPMYLANPKYNTESLLANASETLGSASEMLNNFAAMLGTSHRKTALGIAQVVMLGELAVNQALDHVELKE; this is encoded by the coding sequence ATGATCAAATCAACGCCGCATCCGCCGGTCACCGACCCGGCCTCCCCGTACGAATCCCCCAATTCCAAAAAACTCAACGACGCCGCCGAACGCGCCCTCGACCATTACCTCAATCCCGCCGCCTGCATCATGGCCAGCACCAACAAACCCGAACCCATGTACCTCGCCAACCCGAAGTACAACACCGAGTCCCTGCTGGCCAACGCCAGCGAAACCCTGGGCTCAGCCAGCGAAATGCTCAACAACTTCGCCGCCATGCTCGGTACCTCGCACCGCAAGACAGCGCTGGGCATCGCGCAGGTCGTGATGCTCGGTGAATTGGCGGTGAATCAGGCACTGGATCACGTTGAACTGAAGGAATAG